A region from the Vicia villosa cultivar HV-30 ecotype Madison, WI linkage group LG3, Vvil1.0, whole genome shotgun sequence genome encodes:
- the LOC131661108 gene encoding probable polygalacturonase: protein MESEKTTTLNLIFGPYTRPSYPILLLIFTFLAILSLQFSSRSLFPLSILLSQSPQHSLNPTTCSSFFHEVPPRKIIKSIVDFGGVGDGKTSNTQSFRNAIRYMQRFHGKGGSQLNIPAGTWLTGSFNLTSDFTLFLHHGAVILGSQDPKEWPIIEPLPSYGRGRERLGGRHISLIHANGVRNVVITGENGTVDGQGRMWWELWWNRTLEHTRGHLLELMNSENVLVSNLTFRDSPFWTIHPVYCSNVVIKGMTILAPLNAPNTDGIDPDSSTNVCIEDNYIESGDDLVAIKSGWDQYGINMAKPSTNIIVRRVSGTTPTCSGVGIGSEMSGGISNIIIENLHVWNSAAGVRIKSDNGRGGYVTNVSISNIRMERMKIPIRFSRGSNDHPDDGWDSKAVPRFKNISISNVVSVNSTKAPVLEGVKGSSFEGLCFKNITLLGVALSAKWRCEYVAGFANGVFPVPCPELQNNGTSSWC, encoded by the exons ATGGAATCGGAGAAAACAACCACTCTCAATCTCATCTTCGGACCATACACCAGACCTTCATACCCAATCCTCCTTCTCATCTTCACCTTCCTCGCCATCCTCTCTCTCCAATTCTCCTCCCGCTCTCTCTTCCCCCTCTCCATCCTCCTCTCCCAATCACCACAACACTCCCTCAATCCCACCACCTGCTCTTCTTTCTTTCACGAAGTTCCTCCTAGAAAAATTATCAAGTCGATCGTTGATTTCGGCGGCGTCGGCGATGGCAAAACCTCCAACACCCAATCGTTTCGAAACGCGATTCGATACATGCAGCGTTTTCATGGTAAAGGTGGGTCCCAGCTTAATATCCCCGCTGGAACGTGGCTTACTGGTAGCTTTAATCTCACCAGTGATTTCACGCTTTTTCTTCATCACGGTGCGGTTATTTTAGGTTCTCag GATCCAAAAGAATGGCCTATTATTGAACCTTTGCCATCTTATGGAAGGGGAAGAGAGAGGTTAGGAGGAAGACACATTAGTCTTATACATGCTAATGGAGTCCGTAATGTTGTAATCACAG gAGAAAATGGAACAGTTGATGGTCAAGGGAGGATGTGGTGGGAGCTTTGGTGGAACAGAACATTGGAGCACACAAGAGGCCACCTCCTTGAACTCATGAACTCAGAAAATGTTTTAGTTTCAAACCTCACCTTTAGAGATTCTCCTTTCTGGACCATCCATCCTGTTTACTGCAG TAATGTTGTGATCAAAGGGATGACAATCTTGGCCCCTCTTAATGCCCCAAATACTGATGGCATAGACCCAG ACTCGAGTACCAACGTGTGTATTGAAGATAACTACATAGAAAGTGGGGATGATCTTGTAGCCATCAAGAGTGGTTGGGATCAATATGGAATCAACATGGCTAAGCCTAGCACAAACATCATAGTGAGAAGAGTTTCAGGCACTACGCCAACATGCTCTGGAGTAGGAATAGGCAGTGAGATGTCAGGTGGAATTTCAAATATTATAATTGAGAATTTGCACGTGTGGAACTCTGCAGCCGGTGTTCGTATAAAATCTGATAATGGCAGAGGGGGGTATGTAACAAATGTGAGTATAAGCAATATAAGAATGGAGAGGATGAAGATACCAATTAGGTTTAGTAGAGGTTCAAATGATCATCCTGATGATGGGTGGGATTCAAAAGCTGTACCtagatttaaaaatatttcaatcaGCAATGTGGTCAGTGTAAATTCAACAAAAGCTCCAGTTCTGGAAGGTGTAAAGGGTTCATCATTTGAAGGCCTGTGCTTCAAGAATATTACTCTTCTTGGTGTAGCCTTATCTGCTAAATGGCGCTGTGAATATGTCGCTGGTTTTGCTAATGGGGTGTTCCCTGTTCCGTGTCCTGAGTTGCAGAACAATGGCACTTCATCATGGTGTTGA
- the LOC131661109 gene encoding germin-like protein subfamily 3 member 4, whose amino-acid sequence MRIQMKMKSYSSFFFMLLIAAFSSIQVSLADCDNLQDTCPTSEKKTAFINGLSCNNPANKSAHDFKTMELSKAGSRDTFGSSVNIVTASKFPGLNTLGISIGRTDIETDGIVNLHNHPRASEMIFVNEGVLEVGFLDTQNKLFQKALKEGDVFVLPKGLFHYFLNRGVEVATVFSVFNSQNPGFQSLTPKPSTSESVEKIKRKLVSLSELELESVNDLSLAVSEIIYS is encoded by the coding sequence ATGAGAATCCAGATGAAGAtgaaatcctattcttcatttttcttcatgCTCCTCATTGCAGCCTTTAGCAGCATACAGGTAAGCTTAGCAGACTGTGATAATCTACAGGACACATGCCCCACATCAGAAAAAAAGACAGCATTCATCAATGGCCTCTCCTGCAATAACCCAGCTAACAAATCTGCTCATGATTTCAAGACCATGGAATTAAGCAAAGCTGGTTCAAGAGACACGTTTGGTTCATCAGTCAACATTGTCACTGCTTCAAAGTTCCCTGGCCTCAACACTCTTGGGATCTCAATCGGTAGAACGGACATTGAAACAGATGGAATCGTGAACCTCCATAATCATCCAAGAGCTAGCGAGATGATCTTTGTTAACGAAGGTGTATTGGAAGTTGGGTTTCTCGATACACAAAACAAGCTTTTCCAGAAGGCTTTGAAGGAAGGTGATGTGTTTGTGCTCCCTAAGGGCTTGTTCCATTACTTTCTAAATCGCGGTGTAGAAGTTGCAACTGTGTTTTCTGTGTTTAATAGCCAAAATCCAGGGTTCCAGTCTCTTACACCCAAACCTTCTACTTCTGAATCAGTTGAGAAGATAAAGAGGAAGCTTGTATCACTTTCTGAATTAGAGCTTGAAAGTGTAAATGACTTGAGTTTGGCCGTGTCGGAGATTATTTACAGTTAA